A DNA window from Cutaneotrichosporon cavernicola HIS019 DNA, chromosome: 2 contains the following coding sequences:
- a CDS encoding uncharacterized protein (UDP binding domain): MTQVKKICCIGAGYVGGPTCAVIALKCPHIQVTIVDLNQKRIDAWNSDNLPIYEPGLDEVIKTARGRNLFFSTDVDKAIAESDLIFVSVNTPTKKSGIGAGFAADLKFLQLATRRIAEIATSPKIVVEKSTVPCRTADSMRTILEANHRPGVTFDILSNPEFLAEGTAISDLFAPDRVLIGSLQTKSGLAACAALAEVYSNWVPKDRILTVGLWSSELSKLAANAMLAQRISSINALSAVCEATGANIDEVAYAVGKDTRVGSKFLKASVGFGGSCFQKDILNLVYLAESLHLPEVARYWRAVVEMNEYQKERFSRKVVETLFNTITGKKIAILGWAFKKDTGDTRESPAISIANHFLEEKARITIYDPKVTEEQIWLDLTDEGTKSADPIKPHISIQESAEAACKDAEAIVVCTEWDEFKTLDWQKIYDNCPRPAFVFDGRLMLDRPSLQQIGFKVITIGTCDGL; the protein is encoded by the exons ATGACTCAGGTTAAGAAGATCTGCTGCA TCGGTGCCGGCTACGTCGGTGGCCCCACCTGCGCCGTCATCGCACTCAAGTGTCCCCACATTCAGGTCACCatcgtcgacctcaaccAGAAGCGTATCGACGCCTGGAACTCTGACAACCTCCCCATCTACGAGCCTGGacttgacgaggtcatcAAGACCGCCCGTGGCCGCaacctcttcttctcgaccgACGTTGACAAGGCCATTGCCGAGTCCGA CCTCATTTTCGTCTCGGTCAACACCCCCACGAAGAAGTCTGGTATCGGAGCTGGcttcgccgccgacctcaa GTTCCTCCAGCTCGCTACCCGCCGCATCGCCGAAATCGCGACCTCGCCCAAGATTGTCGTCGAGAAGTCGACCGTCCCCTGCCGCACCGCCGACTCGATGCGCACCATCCTTGAGGCCAACCACCGCCCAGGTGTCACTTTCGAcatcctctccaacccCGAGTTCCTTGCTGAGGGCACCGCCATCAGCGACCTCTTCGCCCCCGACCGTGTCCTCATCGGTTCGCTCCAGACCAAGTCGGGTCTCGCTGCCTGcgctgccctcgccgaggtctACAGCAACTGGGTCCCCAAGGACCGCATCCTTACGGTCGGCCTGTGGTCGTCCGAGCTCTCCAAGCTCGCTGCCAACGCTATGCTTGCCCAGCGTATCTCGTCCATTAACGCACTCTCGGCTGTCTGTGAGGCCACTGGCGCCAAcattgacgaggtcgcgtACGCTGTCGGCAAGGACACCCGTGTCGGCTCCAAGTTCCTCAAGGCGTCGGTCGGCTTTGGCGGCTCGTGCTTCCAGAAGGACAttctcaacctcgtctACCTCGCCGAGTCGCTCCACCTCCCCGAGGTCGCCCGCTACTGGCGCGCTGTTGTTGAGATGAACGAGTACCAGAAGGAGCGCTTCTCCCGCAAGGTTGTCGAGACCCTCTTCAACACCATCACCGGCAAGAAGATTGCCATCCTCGGCTGGGCGTTCAAGAAGGACACTGGTGACACCCGCGAGTCCCCGGCGATCTCGATCGCCAACCACTTCcttgaggagaaggcgcgcATCACCATCTACGACCCCAAGGTCACCGAGGAGCAGATTTGGCTCGACCTTACCGACGAGGGCACCAAGTCGGCCGACCCCATCAAGCCTCACATCTCGATCCAGGAgtcggcggaggcggcgtgcaaggacgccgaggctATTGTTGTCTGCACCGAGTGGGACGAGTTCAAGACGCTCGACTGGCAGAAGATCTACGACAACTGCCCCCGTCCTGCGTTCGTCTTTGACGGCCGCCTGATGCTCGACCGCCCGTCTCTCCAGCAGATTGGCTTCAAGGTCATCACCATCGGAACCTGTGACGGCCTCTAA
- a CDS encoding uncharacterized protein (Chromatin modification-related protein EAF7), protein MSTLSSLEEKGNGGPVVSELELESAILKGVSSHRPIGRHRHVLMIALQADVHRQTGIWVSTETLWEALAELYDLEVLDAMTSSPSSIPPSPDPLSPIPNPRRRRPRAPSDSPLSSPSPSPALPPSRSAQIINSRHFASVFELPIGRMPSMTPDTPVSPEAPADELDFASLLYARAKGSEEEGWDEAVRKQLDALEEAAPPPEPPKRRGGRKSRGGTASATASGPASRRTSGTGERGSSPLTSDGEPVLRGRKGAGAAARKRGRASTDTVEEEERPRGRGRRRL, encoded by the exons ATGTCCACACTATCCTCACTagaggagaagggcaaTGGTGGGCCGGTCGtgtccgagctcgagct CGAATCGGCCATTCTCAAGGGTGTCTCAAGCCATCGACCAA TCGGGAGACACCGACATGTCCTCATGATTGCGCTGCAGGCCGACGTGCATAGACAGACCGGTATCTGGGTGTCAACGGAGACGCTGTGGGAAGCGTTGGCCGAGCTCtacgacctcgaggtgctcgacgcTATG ACatcatccccatcctccattcccccatcccccgACCCCCTCTCTCCGATTCCCAACCCCCGACGGCGGCGCCCGCGCGCCCCGTCTGACtcgcccttgtcctccCCTTCACCGTCACCCGCCCTCCCACCGAGCCGTAGCGCCCAGATCATCAACTCTCGACATTTTGCCTCCGTGTTCGAGCTTCCCATCGGGCGCATGCCGTCCATGACGCCAGACACACCCGTGTCTCCCGAAGCGCcagccgacgagctcgactttGCGTCGCTCCTCTATGCGCGCGCGAAGGGCTCCGAGGAAGAGGGTTGggacgaggcggtgcgCAAGCAGCTGGATGCGTTGGAGGAGGCTGCCCCGCCGCCTGAACCACCAAagaggcgaggagggcgcaAGTCGCGAGGTGGGACGGCcagcgcgaccgcgagTGGTCCTGCAAGTCGGCGAACCAGCGGAACAGGCGAGCGGGGGTCGTCGCCGCTAAccagcgacggcgagccTGTGCTGCGTGGCCGCAagggcgcgggcgcggcggcaaggAAGCGTGGTCGAGCAAGCACCGACacggtcgaggaagaggaacgGCCGcggggacgaggacgtcggcggctATAA
- a CDS encoding uncharacterized protein (Glyoxalase/Bleomycin resistance protein/Dioxygenase superfamily): protein MSARSIFHLAFHVRDLASSRTFYGGLLGCREGRSTETWVDFDFFGHQISLHLGEPFVTTNTGRVGDHMVPMPHLGAILQLDDWKSLAARLEGNVEWVMEPQLRFEGLPGEQWTMFFRDPSGNPIEVKGFKDLASVYDA from the coding sequence ATGTCTGCCCGCTCAATCTTCCACTTGGCCTTCCAcgtgcgcgacctcgcctcctcgcgtACCTTCTacggcggcctcctcggctgcCGCGAAGGCCGCTCCACGGAAACCTGGGTCGACTTTGACTTTTTCGGCCACCAGATCAGCCTGCACCTCGGTGAGCCGTTCGTCACCACCAACACCGGACGCGTAGGCGACCACATGGTGCCCATGCCCCACCTCGGCGCGATCCTGCAGTTGGACGACTGGAAGAGCCTCGCGGCTAGGTTGGAGGGTAACGTCGAATGGGTGATGGAGCCGCAGCTGCGGTTTGAGGGGTTGCCCGGGGAGCAGTGGACTATGTTCTTCCGCGATCCGAGCGGGAACCCTATCGAAGTCAAGGGGTTCAAGGACCTGGCCAGTGTTTATGATGCGTAG
- the ARV1 gene encoding uncharacterized protein (Arv1-like family) — protein MSIIANMASPAGASQNSPAGESLIPEAAAAAAPLCTSCAYPARYVYTTYTSRSNIRLSVCPRCGDFVDPLIEAPPLLLVLDLVLLKPRVFLHLLYNRGSPPFDARGVITDSPPQHGGYDRAAGLRADLVRLGAATLAAEAASRLADRPELGVLRVALVAALELTAQLITSTTVTLAILHLRGWYPPTSKGISDGRRDGFRPILVPLVLLYTALLPLVLGLVLRIWYTPTYSDPEFGFTGLLAAHSPGVAAEVAALAKAWGHTDRVWAGTRLLGGMSAGFGLRVLLPTRPLETKVVNASVAVDGKTISQIGRGLMILVGINRDDTNEDRDWIIKKVLAAKLWDGDDAWRNSVTEIEGEVLCVSQFTLFANFKGARPDFHDSMSTIPGKAMYTSFLEKIGAAYRPDRIKDGEFGAMMAVSLTNDGPVTIIFDSKDRQGSRRSASASGASTPRQPQPPPKGSAAAEEIAKAKMAAKKAKKAEWEARKARGEIPAKGAFARGEIPAANKLEEKLVNLSVSEQ, from the exons ATGTCAATCATTGCGAACATGGCATCCCCGGCAGGAGCATCACAAAACAGTCCCGCCGGGGAATCACTCATCCCGGaagccgccgcggccgccgcaccGCTCTGCACATCTTGCGCCTACCCAGCACGCTACGTCTATACGACTTACACGAGCCGTTCCAACATTCGCCTGAGTGTTTGT CCTCGATGCGGCGATTTCGTTGATCCGCTCATTGAAGCACCTCCGCTTTTGCtggtcctcgacctcgtgctcCTCAAACCTCGTGTCTTCCTTCACCTCCTGTACAACCGTGGCAGTCCACCCTTTGACGCGCGGGGCGTCATCACCGACTCTCCACCACAACATGGAGGATATGACAGGGCGGCGGGCctgcgcgccgacctcgtgcgTCTCGGTGCGGCCactctcgccgccgaggccgctTCGCGCCTCGCTGACCGGCCGGAACTAGGTGTCCTCCGGGTAGCACTGGTCGCGGCTCTCGAGCTCACCGCCCAGCTCATAACGTCCACCACGGTCActctcgccatcctccacctccgcgGCTGGTATCCCCCGACCAGCAAAGGTATCAGCGACGGCCGGCGTGACGGCTTCCGCCCCATCCTCGTCCCTCTCGTGCTGCTGTACACTGCGCTGCTGCCGCtcgttctcggcctcgtgtTGAGGATCTGGTATACGCCGACGTACTCGGACCCCGAGTTTGGATTCACCGGGCTCCTGGCTGCACATTCGCCTGGTGTAGCCGCCGAGGTTGCCGCTCTTGCAAAGGCGTGGGGACACACAGACCGGGTTTGGGCCGGTACACGCCTGCTCGGGGGAATGAGTGCGGGCTTTGGGCTGCGGGTGTTGCTGCCCACCCGGCCTTTGGAGACT AAGGTTGTGAACGCCAGCGTTGCCG ttGACGGCAAGACAATCTCGCAGATCGGGCGCGGGCTCATGATCCTTGTCGGCATCAACCGCG ATGACACAAACGAGGACCGCGACTGGATCATCAAGAAGgtcctcgcggccaagcTGTGGGACGGCGATGACGCTTGGCGGAATAGCGTCACGGAGattgagggcgaggtgctGTGTG tctCGCAGTTCACCCTCTTCGCCAACTTCAAAGGCGCGCGGCCAG ACTTCCATGACTCGATGTCGACGATCCCTGGCAAAGCGATGTACACCTCATTCCTCGAGAAGATTGGAGCCGCGTACCGGCCCGACCGGATCAAGG acgGCGAGTTCGGTGCAATGATGGCCGTGTCCCTCACTAACGACGGGCCGGTCACGATCATCTTCGACAGCAAGGACCGGCAGGGGTCGCGTCGTTCCGCGTCAGCCTCAGGGGCCAGCACGCCGAGGCAGCCCCAGCCACCGCCCAAGGGCAgtgcggcggccgaggagatcgcCAAGGCGAAGAtggcggccaagaaggccaagaaaGCCGAGTGGGAAGCGCGTaaggcgcgcggcgagatTCCGGCCAAGGGTGCGTTTGCGCGTGGTGAGATTCCCGCCGCAAACAAGCTGGAGGAGAAACTGGTCAATTTGTCGGTTAGCGAGCAGTAG
- a CDS encoding uncharacterized protein (Universal stress protein family), with product MSHTPPPLIRPVLRASDDASMGSNTNLPHIKLADAPPPSASSGSFSPTSPNPPAGILSTTHTPRTSISGPPGSSGWSNVGFPRTHTDSMSVDGGKYRKKVAFETFDDLPDTLFTFTAQAKSEGYKRSRNTRVFLVAVSPDESGEYALDWLMSEMVEDGDEVIAMRVKDISESERHTESAHEELREEAQNLLQTVLHKNDEEYGRKISAIVEIVVGPIPDMILKMIALYRPDSLIVGTKGQRSRLANWSKAFSAPGMGSISRFAISHSPIPVVVVRPVRKVKKTLDKREAAGKRGQYSSLVGDDDLVLSRSRSRERSRSRDRRSVDLSRHISRDH from the exons ATGAGTCACACACCACCTCCTCTCATCCGCCCTGTCCTTCGCGCAAGCGACGACGCATCAATGGGTTCCAACAccaaccttcctcacaTCAAGCTCGCCGATGCCCCGCCACCTTCGGCAAGCTCCGGGTCCTTCTCACCCACCTCTCCCAACCCGCCCGCCGGCATCCTGAGTACGACCCACACCCCACGCACATCCATCTCGGGGCCACCGGGCTCGTCGGGTTGGAGCAATGTTGGTTTCCCCCGCACCCACACGGACAGCATGAGTGTCGACGGCGGAAAGTACCGCAAGAAGGTGGCATTTGAGACGTTTGACGACCTACCAGACACGCTCTTCACGTTTACCGCACAG GCAAAGAGCGAGGGATACAAGCGCTCGCGCAACACGCGCGTCTTTCTCGTCGCCGTAAGCCCAGACGAGTCGGGCGAGTACGCACTCGACTGGCTCATGAGCGAGAtggtcgaggatggcgacgaggttaTTGCCATGCGCGTAAAGGACATCTCCGAATCAG AACGCCACACTGAGAGTGCGCACGAGGAGCTGCGTGAAGAGGCGCAGAACCTCCTCCAGACCGTCTTGCACAagaacgacgaggagtATGGACGCAAG ATATCCGCCATTGTTGAGATTGTCGTCGGGCCCATCCCAGACATGATCCTCAAGATGATCGCGCTGTACCGCCCAGACT CCCTCATCGTTGGAACAAAGGGCCAGCGCTCGCGCCTTGCCAACTGGTCCAAGGCCTTCTCCGCGCCGGGCATGGGCAGCATCTCACGCTTTGCCATCTCTCACTCCCCCATCCCGGTTGTCGTTGTGCGCCCTGTCcgcaaggtcaagaagacACTAgacaagcgcgaggcggctgGCAAGAGAGGGCAGTACTCGTCGCTcgtgggcgacgacgacctcgttcTCTCCCGCAGCCGGAGTCGTgagcgctcgcgctcgcgcgaccGCCGCTCGGTCGATCTCAGCCGCCATATATCCCGTGACCACTAG
- a CDS encoding uncharacterized protein (Taurine catabolism dioxygenase TauD, TfdA family): MAPAAINEPPRIDMAALKAAAAPQGPVVDLRTFAHFDNTPGIGTEFRVDGDYRDKSGKPIVSLRDILDDPASLRALGRLVSERGVVFFRNTEISTQEQLKLVHSLGLLGGKPETSGLHVNPCTAPGQNEGDEVARISNNYVFGEKFKRDQSKMLLRRVGKHCWHSDITYEPVPADYACLTIRTVPETGGDTLWASAYDAYDRLSPHMRKFLEGLTALHKGLGFIQLAQKYGIPEFRENRGSPENVGQDLEAIHPVIRTHPLTGWKGLFVNREFTQRIVELTPYESDQLLEFLFNHVSDNQDIQVRFRWEPNSVAIWDNRCTFHSATFDLDDNVREGTRGLSLGEKPYLDPNSLSRREALEKQQQGAQA, encoded by the coding sequence ATGGCACCTGCAGCGATCAACGAGCCCCCCCGCATTGACATGGCGGCCCTTAAAGCCGCGGCGGCTCCACAGGgccccgtcgtcgacctccgCACCTTTGCCCATTTTGACAACACGCCTGGTATCGGTACCGAGTTCCGCGTTGATGGCGACTACCGCGACAAGAGCGGCAAGCCGATCGTCTCCCTCCGCGACATTCTCGACGACCCAGCCTCTCTCCGTGCCCTCGGTCGGCTCGTGAGCGAGCGCGGTGTCGTCTTCTTCCGCAACACCGAGATCAGCACCCAGgagcagctcaagctcgtTCACTCTCTCGGTCTTCTTGGCGGCAAGCCGGAGACCTCAGGCCTTCACGTCAACCCCTGCACGGCGCCCGGCCAGAACGAGGGAGATGAGGTCGCCCGCATCTCGAACAACTACGTCTTTGGTGAAAAGTTCAAGCGCGACCAGAGCAAGATGCTCCTCCGCCGGGTAGGCAAGCACTGCTGGCACTCGGACATTACCTACGAGCCTGTCCCGGCCGACTATGCGTGCCTCACCATCCGTACCGTTCCCGAGACTGGCGGTGACACGCTCTGGGCCAGCGCGTACGACGCGTACGACCGCCTTTCGCCCCACATGCGCAAGTTCCTCGAAGGCCTCACTGCCCTCCACAAGGGACTGGGATTCATCCAGCTCGCTCAAAAGTACGGTATCCCAGAGTTCAGGGAGAACCGCGGCTCACCCGAGAACGTCGGACAGGATCTAGAGGCCATTCACCCCGTCATCCGTACCCATCCACTTACGGGCTGGAAGGGGCTCTTCGTCAACCGCGAGTTTACGCAGCGGATTGTCGAGCTCACGCCGTACGAGAGcgaccagctcctcgagttcCTCTTCAACCATGTCTCGGACAACCAGGACATCCAGGTCCGGTTCCGTTGGGAGCCAAACTCGGTGGCGATCTGGGACAACCGGTGCACTTTCCACTCGGCGACgttcgacctcgacgacaatgtcCGTGAGGGTACGCGCGGGCTATCGCTCGGCGAGAAGCCGTACCTCGACCCCAACTCGCTTTCGCGCCGCGAGGCTCTCGAGAAGCAGCAGCAGGGTGCCCAGGCATAG
- a CDS encoding uncharacterized protein (Cell division control protein 14, SIN component), with protein MVDQPSSRSRMSSLAPVDPLQSVDDLVPVLDVLRSLRSSGRRRVHALRQLEATLILAYAGQGVPLADLLELKCHEPVLALMGRHTASLIKRGSGTALLPNDDLAQHLRPELDVAVNILQGLCLLSKSCKATAGQMWAMEMFIDLVMLLRSQLSPEGKKTTVYLLLDLLFCILIDAPNNARMFEDLNGLEAVSRVLRGGSVERDVKIKAMEFLHFYLQPEDGAEPALPSGSTSAAGLDTGRYQTPEPQSFVTEGRRSGSTTPHESDLPFTPQTPRKPPKQTLGFQTPSARRFERDTSANSSGTSLAPVPPSPRSDDESDGSLTKRDSAAWLDAQRKMDARADRVSSASSEFSQASNVSSSGSSSSSSTVVQKAGQIGANTRSRHRQSVSTSAVLPSPAISRSSSRSSRAPSSELSRAPSSAGDKSSSGFGNKSSASSSLLSKPKATTQHSLDTDPGLLARRASRPSKSPLAQSTTPEEVARRAGHLRVHSAAPLGTPNPTRSSSSTPAVQRSKGFPSELTKGHLPNSSSTALTPSRRVLTGTVGEDGQRVRPVSDKKLMLAEYVANVDQLVEGAEKMGLSTYKPY; from the exons ATGGTCGACCAACCTTCTTCACGAAGCCGGATGAGCAGCCTCGCCCCCGTCGACCCTCTGCAGTCTGTTGACGATCTCGttcccgtcctcgacgtt ctccgGAGTCTCCGCAGCTCAGGTCGCCGCCGGGTACACGCGCTACGGCAACTCGAGGCGACGCTCATATTGGCCTACGCCGGACAGGGCGTGCCTCTCGCAGACCTGCTCGAACTCAAGT GCCACGAGCCCGTCCTCGCTTTAATGGGGCGGCACACAGCCTCACTCATCAAACGTGGTTCTGGCaccgctctcctccccaacgACGACTTGGCACAGCACCTGAGGCctgagctcgacgtcgccgtcaaCATCCTCCAGGGCCTCTGCCTTCTCTCCAAGTCGTGCAAGGCCACTGCCGGCCAGATGTGGGCCATGGAG ATGTTCATTGACCTCGTTATGCTCCTGCGCAGCCAGCTGTCTCCAGAGGGCAAGAAGACGACGGTTTACTTACTCCTCGATCTTCTATTCTgcatcctcatcgacgcgcCCAACAACGCTCGCATGTTTGAGGACTTGAACGgtctcgaggccgtcaGCCGCGTGCTCCGTGGTGGCAGTGTCGAGAGGGACGTAAA GATTAAGGCTATGGAGTTCCTCCACTTTTACCTCCAGCCGGAGGACGGGGCAGAGCCTGCGCTGCCTTCAGGCTCCACCTCGGCTGCGGGATTGGACACCGGCCGTTATCAGACACCCGAGCCTCAGTCGTTCGTCACTGAAGGCCGGCGCTCCGGCTCAACGACACCCCATGAATCCGACCTTCCCTTCACCCCCCAGACGCCACGCAAGCCGCCCAAGCAGACGCTTGGTTTCCAGACGCCTTCTGCCCGCCGCTTCGAACGCGATACGTCGGCAAACTCGAGCGGGACGTCGCTGGCCCCTgttcccccctccccgcgTAGCGATGATGAGTCGGACGGATCGTTAACGAAGCGTGACTCGGCAGCGTGGCTGGACGCGCAGCGCAAGATGGACGCCCGGGCCGACAGAgtctcgagcgccagctCTGAATTTAGCCAAGCGTCAAATGTGTCCTCCAGtggctcgagctcatcgagctcgactgTCGTGCAGAAGGCCGGGCAGATAGGGGCGAACACGAGGTCTAGACACCGTCAGAGCGTGTCAACAAGTGCGGTGCTCCCCTCCCCGGCGATCTCGAGAAGCTCAtcccgctcctcgcgcgcaccAAGCTCGGAGCTGTCGCGCGCTCCTTCCTCTGCAGGTGACAAATCTTCCTCGGGTTTTGGTAACaagtcgtcggcctcgtcctcactgCTTTCTAAGCCCAAGGCCACGACCCAGCACTCGCTGGACACAGACCCAggcctcctcgcccgccgagCGAGCCGGCCCTCCAAGTCCCCCTTAGCGCAGAGCACGACACCTGAGGAGGTCGCCCGTCGCGCTGGCCATCTGCGCGTCCACAGCGCCGCCCCGCTCGGAACACCGAacccgacgcgctcgtcatcgtcgacaCCTGCTGTCCAGCGCTCCAAGGGCTTCCCGTCCGAGCTGACCAAGGGGCATCTGCCtaactcgtcgtccaccGCGCTCACGCCGAGCCGCAGAGTGCTGACTGGCACtgtgggcgaggacgggcaGCGTGTGCGGCCCGTCTCGGACAAGAAGCTTATG CTTGCCGAATATGTCGCCAACGTCGATCAGCTGGTTGAGGGTGCGGAGAAGATGGGTCTCTCGACCTACAAGCCCTATTAG
- a CDS encoding uncharacterized protein (nad-p-binding protein), with the protein MTNTKTIVVFGVTGNQGSSTARALLAANYSVVGITRDTTSSKAQALKALGVKLHKADLDAPESYAPALQNAWGVFLNLDYWVHYDGTNGRAAQAKEEAQGRAAVDAIKAAGVQRVVYSTLDSLGTVPHFDSKATIAGYVRDSGVPFTLLYTSYYYSNILSGQIKEVDGGLLLDLGMPDDAVLPSYAVEQTGLWAVKAFEPEWIGKDMYAAGENMSIADIAAALARVTGRNVTTRHVTLAEFEADTTTDREWYVNFVAVVEKRFTRDVAKSRETVPQAWDFDTWAKETGSLDKWRK; encoded by the exons ATGACCAACACCAAGACCATCGTCGTGTTCGGCGTCACGGGCAACCAAGGCTCCAGCaccgcccgcgccctcctcgcggcaAACTACTCCGTGGTGGGAATCACGCGCGACACGACCTCCTCCAAGGCTCAAG CCCTTAAAGCACTAGGCGTCAAACTGCacaaggccgacctcgacgctccTGAATCCTACGCTCCCGCCCTACAGAACGCTTGGGGCGTCTTCCTAAACCTCGACTACTGGGTCCACTATGATGGCACTAACGgacgcgccgcccaagccaaggaagaagcgcaaggccgcgcTGCAGTTGACGCGATCAAGGCTGCCGGTGTTCAGCGGGTCGTTTATTCAACGCTGGATTCTCTCGGAACAGTGCCGCACTTTGATTCCAAGGCTACTATTGCTGGATATGTGCGGGACAGCGGGGTGCCGTTCACCCTGCTCTACACGAGCTATTATTATTCCAATATCCTCTCCGGCCagatcaaggaggtcgacggcggtttactcctcgatctcggcatGCCGGACGACGCGGTCCTTCCGTCGTATGCTGTTGAGCAGACTG gccTCTGGGCTGTCAAGGCCTTCGAACCTGAGTGGATCGGGAAGGACATGTACGCCGCTGGAGAAAATATGTCTATCGCCGACATTGCGGCTGCTCTCGCGCGTGTGACAGGTCGCAACGTCACCACGCGCCACGTTACCCTCGCTGAATTCGAGGCCGACACGACGACCGATCGCGAGTGGTACGTCAACTTTGTTGCCGTTGTCGAGAAACGCTTCACCCGCGATGTGGCCAAGAGTCGCGAGACCGTGCCTCAGGCATGGGACTTTGACACCTGGGCCAAGGAGACTGGCAGCCTCGACAAGTGGCGCAAGTAG
- the zuo1 gene encoding uncharacterized protein (Ribosome-associated complex head domain) → MATVVSLPLTLAASPSGYKKPAPGKASKPVDRPVYPAGPSYISYARRELLQISFAECDEATTSARAAAAAKAKAGEAEVLFPGLGEEDEAAQLLASDPKEWKKQDHYAVLGLGHLRYKATDDHIKVAHRRKVLRHHPDKKADHDDGFFKCIQKAHETLTSNEKRRQFDSADWNIADDVPNPKSVPADKYTEVFGAIFVREGRFSNVQPVAEFGGPDASKEQVEGFYDFWYNFDSWRSFEWHDKEANEGSDSRDEKRFTEKKNKAERQRMKKEDNTRVRELVDSVLANDPRIKRIKEEEKAARLAKKKGGAAQQGKQTKLSPADIKKAAEAKRKEEEEKKKADAAANAVSKADRDAAKKAKEAARKNLKKWKKSISAVIAASNYFQEGTASPAVVEKQLGELDAYCEIAEPEAVKDLKEKIEKAGAGAAAKEVLKAQVAALGDKAAGKFTEFA, encoded by the exons ATGGCCACCGtcgtctccctccccctcaccctcgccgcctcgccttCAGGCTACAAGAAGCCCGCGCCCGGAAAGGCGTCCAAGCCCGTCGACCGCCCGGTCTACCCGGCTGGCCCGAGCTACATCTCCTACGCGCGTCGTGAGCTCCTCCAGATCTCGTTTGCCGAGTGCGACGAGGCCACGACCTCTGCCCgtgcggctgcggccgccaaggctaaggctggcgaggccgaggtcctcTTCCCTGGTcttggagaggaggatgaggctgcgcagctcctcgcctcggACCCTAAGGAGTGGAAGAAGCAGGACCACTACGCTGTCCTTGGTCTCGGACACTTGCGGTACAAGGCCACCGACGACCACATCAAGGTTGCGC accGCCGCAAGGtcctccgccaccaccccgACAAGAAGGCCGACCACGACGACGGCTTCTTCAAGTGCATCCAGAAGGCGCACGAGACGCTCACCAGCAACGAGAAGCGTCGCCAGTTCGACTCTGCCGACTGGAACAttgccgacgacgtgccCAACCCCAAGTCGGTCCCTGCCGACAAGTACACCGAGGTCTTTGGCGCCATCTTTGTGCGCGAGGGTCGTTTCTCCAACGTGCAGCCCGTGGCCGAGTTTGGTGGACCCGACGCTAGCAaggagcaggtcgagggcTTCTACGACTTCTGGTACAACTTTGACTCGTGGCGTTCGTTTGAGTGGCAcgacaaggaggccaaCGAGGGTTCGGACAGCCGTGACGAGAAGCGCTTCaccgagaagaagaacaaggccgagcgccagcgcatgaagaaggaggacaaCACGCGTGTGCGTGAGCTCGTTGACTCTGTTCTTGCCAACGACCCCCGTATCAAGCGtatcaaggaggaggagaaggctgctcgcctcgccaagaagaagggcggTGCGGCGCAGCAGGGCAAGCAGACCAAGCTGAGCCCCGCCGACATCAagaaggctgccgaggccaagcgcaaggaggaggaggagaagaagaaggccgatgcggccgccaacgccgtgtccaaggccgaccgcgacgccgccaagaaggccaaggaggctgcACGCAAGAACCTCAAGAAGTGGAAGAAGTCCATTTCCGCCGTCATCGCCGCCTCCAACTACTTCCAGGAAGGGACTGCCTCGCCTGCTGTCGTCGAGAAgcagcttggcgagctcgacgctTACTGCGAGATtgccgagcccgaggccgtcaaggacctcaaggagaagatTGAGAAggctggtgctggtgccgccgccaaggaggtGCTCAAGGCCCAGGTCGCTGCGCTTGgcgacaaggccgccgGCAAGTTTACCGAGTTCGCCTAA